One Streptomyces dangxiongensis genomic window, TGCCGGGAGGCGCCGTGCACCCGGCGCGGCGCGAGGGTGATGTTGTCGAGCACGGTCATGTGCGGGAAGAGGTTGTAGGCCTGGAAGACCACGCCGATACGGCGGCGCACCGCGTCCCGGTCGGCACGCGGGTCGGTGATCTCCTCGCCGTCCAGCCAGATCGCGCCGTCGTCGATCTCCTCCAGGAGGTTGGCGCAGCGCAGCAGCGTGGACTTGCCCGAGCCGGAGGCGCCGATCAGCGCGGTCACGGTGTGCGCGGCGACCTCGAGGCCGACGTCCCGCAGGACGACCGAACCGCCGAAGGTCTTGCGGACGGACTCCATCCGCAGGACGGGCGCGCTGCTCCCCGGGGCGCTCGCAGTGGTGCTCGCAGTGGTGCTCACAGGGGTCCTCCCCAGGTATTCACAGGGATCCTCCCTGAGCCCGTCGCCTGTCCATCCTGGCCGTCACCCAGTCCGTGAAACGGGTCATCGGGATGGTCAGCGCCACGAACACCAGCCCCGCGACGATGTACGGCGTGTAGTTCAGACTGCGGCCCACGATGATGTCGGCCGCGCGGACGGCGTCCACCGCGCCGCCGATCGAGACCAGGCCGGTGTCCTTCTGCAGCGACACGAGGTCGTTGAGCAGCGGCGGCACCTGTCGGCGCACCGCCTGCGGCAGGACGACGTGGCGCAGCGCCTGCCGGTTGGTGAGGCCCAGCGAGCGGGCCGCCGCGCGCTGCGAGGGGTGGACGGACTCGATGCCGGCCCGGAAGACCTCCGCCACGTACGCCGAGTACGTCAGGGTCAGCGCGGTACCGCCGAGCAGTACCGGATCGACCGTCACGCCCTGGAGCCGCAGCGCGGGGACGCCCAGGACCACGATCATCAGGTTGATGATGAGCGGAAGGCCGCGGAAGAAGTCGGTGTACGCCGCCGCCAGCACCCGGAGCGGGAAGAAGACCGGGCCGCGCAGGGTCCGGGCGACGGCGATCAGCATGCCGAGGACGAGGACGGCCACACCGCAGATCAACAGCAGACGGACGTTCAGCCACAGACCCTCGAGAACCTTCGGGAGCGCCTCGCGCGCGTAGTGCGCGCTGAAGAAGGTCTCCTTGGTGCGCTGCCACCCCGGCGCGCCGACGACGACCAGATACAGCACGGCGGCCGTGACGAGCGTCGAGAGGGCCGCGACGGCCGTGGCGCGGTGGGCACGCGCGCGCTGGTAACGCTCGCGCGCCAGCCGCCGCTCGGAGGGCACGTAGCCGTCACCGGAAGCGCCCTCACCGGTTGCGCCGCCTTCGGGGGCGGCCATGCCGCTCTTGTCGTCCGCCCCCTCCCGGGCCGGCTCGCCCCGGGTGACCGTCACTTGAGCACCGGGGCGTCGACGGCGTCCGAGAGCCACTGCTTCTCGATCCGGGCCAGCGTGCCGTCCTTGCGCAGGGCGTCGACGGCGCGGGTCACGCACGGGGTCAGCGCGCTGCCCTTGTCCAGCACGAGCCCGAACTGCTCGGGCGCGCCGCCCTGGTTCTCGAACTGGCCGACGATCTTCGCCTCCGTCACCTCGGCCGCGGTGATGTAGAACGCGGTCGGCAGGTCGGTGACGACGGCGTCCACCTGCCCGTTCCGCAGCGCGGACTTGGCCTGGTCGTTCTTGGCGTAGACGGCGGGCTCCCGGGTCGGCTTCACCACGTCGGTGATGTAGTCGAGGCTCGTGGTGCCCACCTGGGCGCCCAGCTTGAGCTTCTTCAGGTCCGCGATGTCCGTCGCCCCGGCGGCCTTGCCGTCCTTCAGCGCGATGACGGCCTGACGCACGTCGTAGTAGCCGGAGGAGAAGTCCACGGCCTTCTTGCGCTCGGCGCTGATCGACACCTGGTTGATGTCGAAGTCGAAGGTCTTCACGCCCGGCGCGAACGCCTTGTTGAACGGCACGCTCTGCCAGACGACCGCGCTCCTGTCGTAGCCCAGTCGCTTCGCCACGGCGTAGGCGACCGCCGACTCGTAGCCCTTGCCGTCGGCGGGCTTGCCGTCCTTGAACCAGGGCTCGTACGCCGGTTCGTCCGTCGCCACCGTCAGCTTGCCCGACGTCTTGGTGGCGAGCCCGCCCTTCGCGCAGCTCTTGGCGGCCGGCCCGGACGGGGCCGCCGACGCGCTGTCCTCGGGTTGCGGAGCGCAGCCGACGGCGGTGGCGAGCAGAGCTATGGTCGCGGCGGCCACCGCGCGGCGCAGGGGGCGATGAGCAGGATGCATGGCCGGAGAGTGGCAGCGAACGACGCGTATGTCCAGGTCACCGCGGTGGTTGTCCGCATACTGGGAACGGGTGTTGCGGCCGTGTGAACGCAGGGGAAGACAGCCACCCACGCGCGCGTTCCGGAGCCCGGGCCGCCGGCCGAGGGCGGGGTGAAGACCGGCGGCCCTTGCCGCTCAGGAGCCGTCATCCTGCGCGGTGCTGTCCCCAGTTGACCGCCTCACACCGCTCCGGGGGAGCGCGCATGCGCGCCCGGTGCGCGCGAAATGTTCACACGGGGCGCGGGGTACGTGCCGCGCGCGGGGCGTACGAGCAGGGCGCACGCCCCGCGTGAAGGCAGGGTGAGCACGCCGGCCCGGGCCGCGTCCTCGCGCGTACGGGTTCCGGCGCACCATATCGGTGAGGCGCCCCCTCGCCGGGCG contains:
- a CDS encoding amino acid ABC transporter permease; this encodes MAAPEGGATGEGASGDGYVPSERRLARERYQRARAHRATAVAALSTLVTAAVLYLVVVGAPGWQRTKETFFSAHYAREALPKVLEGLWLNVRLLLICGVAVLVLGMLIAVARTLRGPVFFPLRVLAAAYTDFFRGLPLIINLMIVVLGVPALRLQGVTVDPVLLGGTALTLTYSAYVAEVFRAGIESVHPSQRAAARSLGLTNRQALRHVVLPQAVRRQVPPLLNDLVSLQKDTGLVSIGGAVDAVRAADIIVGRSLNYTPYIVAGLVFVALTIPMTRFTDWVTARMDRRRAQGGSL
- a CDS encoding ABC transporter substrate-binding protein is translated as MHPAHRPLRRAVAAATIALLATAVGCAPQPEDSASAAPSGPAAKSCAKGGLATKTSGKLTVATDEPAYEPWFKDGKPADGKGYESAVAYAVAKRLGYDRSAVVWQSVPFNKAFAPGVKTFDFDINQVSISAERKKAVDFSSGYYDVRQAVIALKDGKAAGATDIADLKKLKLGAQVGTTSLDYITDVVKPTREPAVYAKNDQAKSALRNGQVDAVVTDLPTAFYITAAEVTEAKIVGQFENQGGAPEQFGLVLDKGSALTPCVTRAVDALRKDGTLARIEKQWLSDAVDAPVLK